The Streptomyces racemochromogenes DNA segment GGTGAAGAGCTGTCGGTGCGGATCGGCTGTTCGGCTTGCGGGGGCAGAGTCGCACGCGGGCCCGGAGATGTCAGGGGGCGGTCCGGACGTTCGGTCGGTTCCGGCCAGGAAATGGCCAACTCGCCCCGGGTCCCGCCGTCATGCGGTCACGAGGACACCGGCGTACGAAACCCCCGCCACCACCACCCAGGCTCCGAGCCCGAGCAGTGCGGCGCGCCCTCCGGTGCGGGCCAGGGTCGGCAGGTGGACCGCGCTGCCCAGCCCGAACAGGGCGGCCGCCAGCAGGGCCTCCTGGGCCGTGTGCGCCCAGTCCAGGGCCGCCCCGGGCAGCAGACCGGTGGCGCGCAGCGCGGCCGCCGCCAGGAACCCGGCGACGAACAGCGGCACCGGTGCCGGACGCCGCCCCGAGGCGGTGCGTACGCCGCGCCGCCGGGCCCGCATCGAGAAGGCCACTGCCGCCACCAGGGGGGCCAGCAGCGCCACCCGCATCAGCTTGACCAGCACCGCCTCGCCCAGTGCGCCGGGGCCCGCGGTCTGGGCCGTCGCGACCACCTGGCCGACATCGTGGACGCTCGCCCCCACCCACCGCCCGAAGGCCGGGTCCGAGAGCCCCAACGGGCCCTGGAGGAGCGGCAGTACCGCGATGGCCAGCGTTCCGCACAGGGTGACCAGTGCCACCGAGGCGGCCACGTCCTCCTCGTCGCTGCCGGAGACCTCGCTCACCGCGCCGATGGCCGAGGCACCGCAGATCGAGTACCCGGTGGCGATCAGGAGGGGCTGGTCCCCCGGCAGGCCGAGGCGGCGGCCGAGCCAGACCGTGCCGAAGAAGGTGGCGGCGACCACGGCGCAGACCATCGCCACCGTCGCCCAACCGAGGCGGAGCACCTGGTCCAGCCCCAAACCGAGGCCCAGCAGGACGATGCCGATGCGCATCAGCCGCCGCCCGGCCAGCGACAGACCCGGGCGGGCCGGCCCGCGCACGACGGTCCGTACGCCGGGAAGGTGGGCCACGGCGATCCCGAGCACCACCGAGGCGGTCAGCATCGGCACGCCCGGCACCAGCCGGTGCACGCCCCACGCCACCAGCGCGCCGGCGGCGGCCATGCCCAATCCGGTCCAGGGAGTGGGTGTTTCACGTGAAACATGGCGGACCGCCGCGCTCTGGGGGCGGTGGAGGAGGGCCATCAGTCGACGGGAAGCGTGTAGACGCGGCGGATGCTGGTGCCCAGGCGGGAGACGTCGGCCCCGTAGACGTGGATGGATAGCGCCGTGCCGGTACAGGAGTTGCGCACCTTGTGGATGTCCCCGGGCGGTGCGAAGCCGCAGACCTCGCCCTGGGCGTTGACCACGTCCTCGGTGGCGACCAGACGGGCGGCGTCGGGGCCCGGGGCGAGCCGGTAGCGGCGCTCGCTCTCCTCGCCCTGGTGCACGCCCGCCACGCACCACGAGACGTGGTCGTGGATGCAGGTCTCCTGGCCGGGCATCCAGACCAGGGCCACGACCGAGAAGCTGCCGTCGGGCTCCGCGTGAAGGATGTGCTGCCGGTAGTGCTCCGGGTCGCCCTCCTGCTGCTCGGCGGTCAGCAGGTCGGCCGCGCCCAGGTGCGGGGCGAGCCGTTCGCCGACCAGGTAGGAGGTCAGGTCGGGGGCAAGTCCCCGGTCCACGACGGAGCGGATCTCGGTGACGAGGGCGGCCATCCTCGTGGTCGTACGGGCCGGCGTGGTGGTGGTCATACAAGCAGCGTCGGACGGCGCATCCATCACGTCCAACGACAGTTATGACCTGAAATCCCAAGCAGAGCTTATGGATTGAGGACCGCTGGAGCCGTCGGATCAGCAGCCGACGCGGTTCGAAGCGACCCTCTTCAGCTCGTCCAGCACCACCGCCGTCGCCGGGATCCGCAGGTGGTCCCGGTAGACGTACGCGGCGATGTGGCGGCGGCCGGCGGGCTCCAGCACCCGCCCGCAGACCCGGCTGAGGGAGAGCGAGGGCAGCACCAGAGCGGGCATCATCGCCACGCCCAGCCCCTGTGCGACCAGGCTCTGCACCACCAGGTTGTCGTCGGTCGCGAAGCGGATGTCGGGTACGAAGCCCAGTTCGGCGCACTCGTGCAGCAGGTTGGCCCGGCAGCGCGGACAGCCCGCGATCCACCGCTCCTCGGCGAGGTCGGCGAGGTGCACGGCCCGGCGCCGGGCCAGCGGATGACCCGTCGGCAGCAGCACCGTGAGCTGGTCCTCCAGCAGCCTGACCTCGGCGACCTCCTCCGGGATCTCCTCGTGCAGGCCCGGGTAGGTGAAGGCGAGGGTGATGTCGCACTCGCCGCGCTGGAGCCTGTGCAGGGACTCCGGCGGCTCGCCCTCCAGCAGCTCGACCTGGACTCCGGGATGCTGCTTGGCCAGGCCGCTGAGGGCTTCCGGGACGAGCGTGACATTGGCGCTGGGGAATCCGCAGACCCGTACGCGCCCCGTGCGCAGCCGCGTGTACGCCTTGAGCTGGGCCTCGGCGGCGGAGAGGCTGCCGAGGATGGACTCGGCGTGCCGGGCCAGGGACTCACCGGCCTCGGTCAGCTTCATGCGGCGGCCGACGCGGGTGAACAGCGGGGTGCCGACCGCGCGTTCGAGCGCCTTCATCTGCTGGGTGATCGCCGGCTGGGTGTAGCCCAGGACGCGGGCGGCCGCCGAGTAGGAGCCCGCCGCGACGACTTCATGGAATGTCCGTATGTGCCGTGAATCGAACACGAGCGAAGCATAAGCAGATGTTGGGAGGGGCCGTAGGCGGAATCCCGCCCACGGCCCCTCCCATCAAGCCACTGTCGAGCGCCTGTTCACCTCGGCGCCCGCGGCCCGCATCTCTTCCCGGCCGCGGGTCGGCCGGCGGTTACTTGTCGCCGACGCGCGAGCCGAGCGTGATGTCGACGGTGGTCGGCTTGCCCCCGCGCAGGTAGGTCAGCTTCACCGTGTCGCCCGGCTTGTACGTCCAGATCAGGCTGATCAGGGTCGGGCCGCTGTCGACCTGCTTGCCGCCGAACTCGGTGATGATGTCGCCGGGCTTGAGGCCCGCCTTGCCGGCCGGGCCGTTGGGGTCGACGAGCTCGTTGGCGGGGGCCCCCTGCTCGGAGATCTTGGCGCCGTTCGCCTTGGCCTGGAGGTCCACGGAGACGGAGATCACCGGGTAGACCGGCTTGCCCGTCTTGATCAGGGACTCCGCGACGTTCTTGGCCTGGTTGATCGGGATGGCGAAGCCGAGGCCGATGGAGCCGGCCTGGCCGCCACCGCCGAAGCCGCCGCCACCGCCCGCGGACTGGATGGCGGAGTTGATGCCGATGACCGCGCCGCGGCCGTCGATCAGCGGGCCGCCGGAGTTGCCGGGGTTGATGGAGGCGTCCGTCTGCAGGGCGCTCATGTACGAGTTCTTGCCGCCGGAGCCGTCTCCCGAGGCCACCGGGCGGTTCTTGGCGCTGACGATGCCGGTGGTGACCGTGTTGGACAGGCCGAAGGGGGCGCCGATCGCGATGGTCGGGTCGCCGACCGCGACCTTGTCGGAGTCGCCCAGCGGCAGCGGCTTGAGGCCCGTCGGCGGGTTCTTCAGCTTGATCACCGCGACGTCGTAGCCCTGGGCCCGGCCCATCACCTCGGCCTCGTACTTCTTGCCGTCGGAGAAGGTCGCGGAGAGCTTGCCGCCGTTCGCGGCGGAGGCCACCACGTGGTTGTTGGTGAGGATGTGGCCCTCTTGGTCGTAGACGAAGCCGGTGCCCGTGCCGCCCTCGCCGTCGCCGGCCGAGGCCTCGATGGTGACGACGCTGGGCAGGGCGTTCGCGGCGAGGCCCGCGACGGAGCCGGCGTCGCGCTTGAGGTCCTTGGGGGTGTTGCCCGCGGTGATGGTGGTGGAGCCGAAGCCGCCGCCGCTGTTGCGCTCGGCCGCCCAGTAGCCGACGCCGCCGCCCACGCCGCCCGCGAGCAGGGCCGCCACCAGGACGGCCGCGACCATGGCGCCCTTGCCCTTCGGCTTGGGCGGCGGGGTGCCGTCGGTGGTGAGGGGGGCGCCCCAGGCACCGCCGCCGTGGCCGCCCTGTCCGCCGTACGCCGGGACAGCGGGCGGCGGCGGGGGCCACGCCTCGGCGCCGTACGCCGTGTGCGCGGCGGGAGCCGGGGGCTGCGCCGGGTTCTGGGCGTGGGCCTGCGTCTGGTCGTAGCCGTAGGCCGGGGGCGCGGCGGGCGGGGCCGCCGGGGCGGGGGGCAGCTGCTGGGTCTGGTCGGCACCCACCGCGGGGGCCGGGGCCTGGGCCGGCGCGGCCGGGGCTTCCGGCTCGCCGGGCGCGTACCCCTGGTCCGCCGGGGCCGCGGCGGGCGCGGCCGGGGCCTTCGTCAGGTCAGGGGTGGAGGCGGCCGGCGCGGGGGGTACGGACGGGGCCGCGGGGGGCGTCGGGGCCGCGGTGCCCTCGTTCTCGGTGCTCACAGCGCTCTCTCCTCGTCACACACGGCTTACAGGCTTACACGGCTGCACAGGCTCTGGGTGTCTCAGCTACTGGGCATATCAGGCGAAACCGTCCCGACACTCACCTGGCATCGGTCCGACTGAACGTTCGAGGTGCCGTACAAGTTCCAGGACGAAGCCTTTCCCATGGCCCGTCAGGGCACTGTAAGCCGGACCTGTGCATCTCCCCCCATTCTTTATATCCGACATATCAGATGCACCCACAGGACTCACCCCGACGCGCGAGGTCTCCTCGATGGCACCATGACCGGGTGACCCACGCATCGCCGAGCCCCATCCAGGTCGTCGCCCACCGCGGCGCCTCGGAGGACGCCCCCGAGCACACCCTGGCCGCGTACCGGAAGGCCATCGAGGACGGCGCCGACGCCCTCGAATGCGACATCCGGCTGACCGCGGACGGACACCTGGTGCTGGTCCACGACCGCCGCGTGAACCGCACCTCGAACGGCCGCGGCGCGGTGTCCGCCCTGGAACTCGCCGACCTCGCCGCCCTCGACTTCGGCTCCTGGAAGGACCGCGAGGAGTCCCCCGACTGGGACGCGGACCCCGAGCGCACCTCCGTCCTCACCCTGGAACGGCTGCTGGAGCTGGTGTCCGACGCCGGCCGTCCCGTCCAGCTGGCCATCGAGACGAAGCACCCCACCCGCTGGGCCGGACAGGTGGAGGAACGCCTCCTCTTCCTCCTCAAGCGGTTCGGGCTGGACGCCCCGCCCGCCGCCGGGCCGCACCCGGTCCGGGTCATGAGCTTCTCCGCCCGCTCCCTGCACCGCGTCCGGGCGGCCGCGCCGACGGTCCCGACCGTGTACCTGATGCAGTTCGTCTCCCCCCGGATGCGCGACGGGCGGCTGCCCGCGGGCGTGCGCATCGCCGGCCCGGCGATGCGGATCGTGCGCAACCACCCCGGCTTCATCCGCAGGCTCCAGGCCGCCGGCCACTCCGTGCACGTATGGACGGTGAACGCTCCCGAAGATGTTCAGCTATGCGCTGATCTGGGTGTAGAAGCGATCATCACGAACAGGCCACGTCAGGTTCTGTCACAACTCGGACGCTGACGTCCCCATTTGCCCACCCGTCACGTCCGTCCCGTGCGTGACAGGGAGTGCACCGGCGCATCCGCTCCGCATCCGACGGTCATGAATGCGTCAGGACGGTGCCAGAGGGCCTCGTCAGGGCGGTTTCCGGTCCAGGCCAGTGGGGCATCCAGACCTTGGCGTGGGGCTAAGGAGGTTCCGGGGGTGGCGTTGGTGATGGCACAGGAAGTGCCCACGTCGTCGTGCATGGACATACGCCATGGTCCTGCGGGCGTGGGCGAGGCGAGGCGCCGGATGCGCGAACAGCTGCGCATGAGCGGCCTGTCCGAATCGGTCGTGGACGATGCCGTATTGATCCTTTCCGAACTGCTCAGCAATGCCTGCCGGCACGGCCGGCCGCTGGGCCGGCACGAGATCGGAGACGGGGAGATACGCGCCGCGTGGCGCGTAGACGCCGCGGGGCGGCTGACGGTCGAGGTCACGGACGGCGGCGGCCCCACCCGCCCGATCCCGGCCACGCCTTCGGTCACCGCGCACGGCGGCCGGGGGCTGAACATCATCAGCGCCCTGGCCCAGGACTGGGGTGTCCGGGACGGAGCGGCGGGTGAGGTCACCGTCTGGGTGATCGTCGCCCGGGGGCCCCGGCACGAGGATTTCGCTACGCGCGTCACTGCCCCGGCGATGGACTTCGCATCCGCCTTCGACGACCTGGATCACTGAAGCGGGCCCGCCCGCACGACCAGTAGCACCGGCCATCCGCACAGGCGGCCGTCCGGGAGCGCACGCCGACCGTGCTCCCGGCCGCACCCCACCGGTTCCGGCGGTACGAACGGCTAGGCTCGCGCCCAGAGACACCGCCGTACCGCCGCAACCGGGAGACACCCACGATGGCCAAGAAGCGCCCCGCCGCGAAGACCGCGAAGCCCCAGCTCGAGAACGGGGAGATCCCGGTCGTCGGCGCGCGCGAGCCCTGCCCCTGCGGTTCCGGGCGCCGCTACAAGGCATGTCACGGCGCGGCCGCCTCGCACGCCGCGACCGAGCACGTGCAGCGCCCGTTCGAGGGACTGCCGGGCGAGCGCGACTGGGTGGCGCTGCGCGAGCTCGTCCCCGCGGCCACCATCCCGCTCACCCTCAAGGGCGGCCTGCCCGAGGGCGTCCCGTCCGTCACGCTGGTGACCGTACTCCCCATGGCCTGGCCGGCCCTGCGGCGCGAGGACGGCTCGGTCCTGCTCGCCCTCCAGAACGACTCGACCACCGGCGACCTGGCCCGCGACATGGCCGACACCCTGGAGCGCGCGCTCGTCGCCGAGCCCGGCACCCCGGTCCCGGCCCGCCGCGTGCCGGCCGAGGGTCCCCGACTTCAGGATCTCCTCGACCTGGACGGCGTTTTCGAGCCGGTTGTGCACACGGGCTTCGAATTCTGGATTCCGGAGGCGGAAAACGCCCAGAACACCTCCCCGGAGATCGCCGCCTCGCTGGAACGCGCCAACGCCGCCGCCATCCCGACCGTCAAGCTGACGGGTGTGGACGCGGCCTACTGGTGCGAGACCCCGGACAAGAACCACCTGCGCTGGGTCATGCCGCACGCCGAGGAGAAGCTGCTCGACGCCCTCGCGCGGCTGCACGCGGCCGGCACCTCCTCCCTCGGTGAAGGCACCAAGCTCGTCGGCTCCTTCCGCGCCCACGGCCTCGTGGTCCCGGTCTGGGACCTGCCGACCGGGGTCTCGGCGGAGGACGTGGAGAAGCCCGCCGCGGAGTTCGCGGAGCGGCTGGCCGCGGCCCTGTCTTCCGACGCCCCGCTGACCGCCGAGGAGCGCCGGGCGCGCGGCGGGCTCACCAACCGCCAGATCACGCTCAGCTGACGGCCGGACACGCACGGGTCCGGTGACTGGGGTCACAACTCCCGCTAATCGCCTGCAAATCGATGTCTGAATATCAGAGATCGAATTTGCGAACAGCCGATCTCTTGTTACCGTTCTTGTAGCCCGGTCGCTGGTGCATCCCCCGTCGCCAGCGACCGGGCCCTTGTCTTTCCGGTGGCGCTCAACCTTCGCCCGGGCCCGGTGAGTTGCTCCCGGACCTCAGCAGCAGCCGCCCTTCCTCATCCGGAACTGCAAACTCCGCTACGGCCGAGTAGTCCTCCGGTGCCCCCGCCGAGTCAGCCCGGGGGGTCTCGCACAGCCCCGGCTCGTCGCCCGCGCCCACCGCGCAGCGGATCTGCACCGTCCGGCCGGCCGGACCCATCACGGTCAGTACGGCGTCCAGCGCGCGCCCGCTGGTGTTGCGGTAGTAGCTGCGGCCCCAGGTCTGCCCCGCGCTCTCCAGGACGCAGGTCTGCGCCTCCAGCCCTTGTGGAGCGGAGAGTTCGGGCCCGCACCGCGAGTCGGTGCGCGGCTGTTCGGCCGGGCCCGGCCGGGCCGGCCGCCCGGCGGGCCGCGCCCCGTCGGGCGCTCCGGAAGCGTGGGACAGACCCAGCGAGGAGAGCAGCCCCCCGCCTTTTCCGTCACCCTGACCGGCGAAATCCGGCCCGGCGATCGCTCCGGCCAGGGGAAGCGACAAGATGATCAACACACCGGCGCCGATACCGATCAGGCGGAGATTCATTCGCCGAAGATAGCGACGCGGGAAAGGGGCGCGGAGATCCCCGCGCCCAATTCCCCTGGAAACCCGTCGCGCTGGCACCCGTACGAGTGATGCGGGCGCCCGAGGACGCCGCCTGACGTTCAGTAGGCGAGGCGACTGCCGCCGCCCGGGGCGTCACTGCTCGCCTCGACGAGCGCGTCCACGACCGACTCGACCTCCGGCAGCCACAGCCCGCCGGGGCCGGGCACCGCAGCGGGTTCCCGCTCCCACCGGACCTGCCCGCCGCCACTGGCCGTGGACGGCGGCAGCAGGAGGTAGCCGCCCTCGCCGTGGAAACGCAGCGAGGAGGGCACGTGGTCCTTGGCGTAGAGGAGTTCGCCGAGCCGCTCCAGCGAGTAGGGGGCCACCAGCAGGGACCAGCGGGTGGGAGTGGCGACGACCGGGCCCAGCCGCATGCCCTGCGCCTCCAGGCGCCCGACGGCCCGCGCGGCCGCACCGGCCGGCAGGCTCACCGCGCACGGCGCCTTCCCGCCGGTGGCCAGCAGCACCGGGGCGGCGGGCCGCCGGGCCCACCACCAGGTCACCATCCGGGCGTCGGTCGTCGCGGCGAGCAGCCCCGGGTCGAAGGGATGCGCGCCGGGCACCACGCAGTCGGGGTCGGGGCAGGCGCACCGCGCGCTGTCGGCGCCGGCCCGGCCGACGCCCGGGAGTACGGGCCAGTTCCAGACGCCGGCGCAGGTCAGAGCCCCGTCGAGGAGGGAGTCGGCCGCCGCGCCGTCCTCACCGGCCGGGGTAGGGCGGGAGGCGGCCCGCGGGAATTTCAACCGATCGCGGAGCCGCTGGAGACGCCTTCCGAGGATCTCGCGCATGAGCGCTCGTTCCTTTCCGTTGAACGCCGAAGGGCCACATCACACCATGTATCCGGTGTTTCACCACACGTACACGTTTCGCGTCACTGTCCGCCAGAAGCAGGTTCACACGGTTCGTGCAGTTTTCTTACGGGTCCGTCAAACGTCCGGCGGGGACCCGGAGCGAGCGGTCCGGGCGACCCGCGCCGGTCTCGAAACCGGCTGCCGCCGCTAAGGACGGCTCCCCGCGCCGGGTGGTTCCCCGGCGGTGCGCGGGAGGGCGTCAACTGACCCCGGGCACCATCGATTACGTACCCGGAGCCCTTGGAGCGCCTGTCCAGTCGATCGCAAAAACCGTCTGCATGGCGCTTTTTCCGGCCAAGTTTTAGCCCCGGCTGGACAGTGAGTTGCTGTCCCACGGACACCAGTATTCCCGCTTGGGCAATGCTGGACATCGATCCTCGTGTGCGTGTAGATGTGGAGCCATT contains these protein-coding regions:
- a CDS encoding YeiH family protein, with amino-acid sequence MALLHRPQSAAVRHVSRETPTPWTGLGMAAAGALVAWGVHRLVPGVPMLTASVVLGIAVAHLPGVRTVVRGPARPGLSLAGRRLMRIGIVLLGLGLGLDQVLRLGWATVAMVCAVVAATFFGTVWLGRRLGLPGDQPLLIATGYSICGASAIGAVSEVSGSDEEDVAASVALVTLCGTLAIAVLPLLQGPLGLSDPAFGRWVGASVHDVGQVVATAQTAGPGALGEAVLVKLMRVALLAPLVAAVAFSMRARRRGVRTASGRRPAPVPLFVAGFLAAAALRATGLLPGAALDWAHTAQEALLAAALFGLGSAVHLPTLARTGGRAALLGLGAWVVVAGVSYAGVLVTA
- a CDS encoding cysteine dioxygenase family protein; the encoded protein is MTTTTPARTTTRMAALVTEIRSVVDRGLAPDLTSYLVGERLAPHLGAADLLTAEQQEGDPEHYRQHILHAEPDGSFSVVALVWMPGQETCIHDHVSWCVAGVHQGEESERRYRLAPGPDAARLVATEDVVNAQGEVCGFAPPGDIHKVRNSCTGTALSIHVYGADVSRLGTSIRRVYTLPVD
- a CDS encoding LysR family transcriptional regulator, which codes for MFDSRHIRTFHEVVAAGSYSAAARVLGYTQPAITQQMKALERAVGTPLFTRVGRRMKLTEAGESLARHAESILGSLSAAEAQLKAYTRLRTGRVRVCGFPSANVTLVPEALSGLAKQHPGVQVELLEGEPPESLHRLQRGECDITLAFTYPGLHEEIPEEVAEVRLLEDQLTVLLPTGHPLARRRAVHLADLAEERWIAGCPRCRANLLHECAELGFVPDIRFATDDNLVVQSLVAQGLGVAMMPALVLPSLSLSRVCGRVLEPAGRRHIAAYVYRDHLRIPATAVVLDELKRVASNRVGC
- a CDS encoding S1C family serine protease, coding for MSTENEGTAAPTPPAAPSVPPAPAASTPDLTKAPAAPAAAPADQGYAPGEPEAPAAPAQAPAPAVGADQTQQLPPAPAAPPAAPPAYGYDQTQAHAQNPAQPPAPAAHTAYGAEAWPPPPPAVPAYGGQGGHGGGAWGAPLTTDGTPPPKPKGKGAMVAAVLVAALLAGGVGGGVGYWAAERNSGGGFGSTTITAGNTPKDLKRDAGSVAGLAANALPSVVTIEASAGDGEGGTGTGFVYDQEGHILTNNHVVASAANGGKLSATFSDGKKYEAEVMGRAQGYDVAVIKLKNPPTGLKPLPLGDSDKVAVGDPTIAIGAPFGLSNTVTTGIVSAKNRPVASGDGSGGKNSYMSALQTDASINPGNSGGPLIDGRGAVIGINSAIQSAGGGGGFGGGGQAGSIGLGFAIPINQAKNVAESLIKTGKPVYPVISVSVDLQAKANGAKISEQGAPANELVDPNGPAGKAGLKPGDIITEFGGKQVDSGPTLISLIWTYKPGDTVKLTYLRGGKPTTVDITLGSRVGDK
- a CDS encoding glycerophosphodiester phosphodiesterase codes for the protein MHPQDSPRRARSPRWHHDRVTHASPSPIQVVAHRGASEDAPEHTLAAYRKAIEDGADALECDIRLTADGHLVLVHDRRVNRTSNGRGAVSALELADLAALDFGSWKDREESPDWDADPERTSVLTLERLLELVSDAGRPVQLAIETKHPTRWAGQVEERLLFLLKRFGLDAPPAAGPHPVRVMSFSARSLHRVRAAAPTVPTVYLMQFVSPRMRDGRLPAGVRIAGPAMRIVRNHPGFIRRLQAAGHSVHVWTVNAPEDVQLCADLGVEAIITNRPRQVLSQLGR
- a CDS encoding ATP-binding protein; this encodes MNASGRCQRASSGRFPVQASGASRPWRGAKEVPGVALVMAQEVPTSSCMDIRHGPAGVGEARRRMREQLRMSGLSESVVDDAVLILSELLSNACRHGRPLGRHEIGDGEIRAAWRVDAAGRLTVEVTDGGGPTRPIPATPSVTAHGGRGLNIISALAQDWGVRDGAAGEVTVWVIVARGPRHEDFATRVTAPAMDFASAFDDLDH
- a CDS encoding DUF5926 family protein — translated: MAKKRPAAKTAKPQLENGEIPVVGAREPCPCGSGRRYKACHGAAASHAATEHVQRPFEGLPGERDWVALRELVPAATIPLTLKGGLPEGVPSVTLVTVLPMAWPALRREDGSVLLALQNDSTTGDLARDMADTLERALVAEPGTPVPARRVPAEGPRLQDLLDLDGVFEPVVHTGFEFWIPEAENAQNTSPEIAASLERANAAAIPTVKLTGVDAAYWCETPDKNHLRWVMPHAEEKLLDALARLHAAGTSSLGEGTKLVGSFRAHGLVVPVWDLPTGVSAEDVEKPAAEFAERLAAALSSDAPLTAEERRARGGLTNRQITLS
- a CDS encoding bifunctional DNA primase/polymerase produces the protein MREILGRRLQRLRDRLKFPRAASRPTPAGEDGAAADSLLDGALTCAGVWNWPVLPGVGRAGADSARCACPDPDCVVPGAHPFDPGLLAATTDARMVTWWWARRPAAPVLLATGGKAPCAVSLPAGAAARAVGRLEAQGMRLGPVVATPTRWSLLVAPYSLERLGELLYAKDHVPSSLRFHGEGGYLLLPPSTASGGGQVRWEREPAAVPGPGGLWLPEVESVVDALVEASSDAPGGGSRLAY